Genomic window (Pirellulales bacterium):
ATCCAGATCGGCCCACCCAGGCTCACCAATTGCCGGAGATTTTCCGGCTTGGCTAAGCCAATCAGCCAGCGGATGAAATCGAGAAGCATGGGGCAGGAACCAGGGGACAGAGAGCAGGGATTGGCGACGATGCGGTGCAGGCAACAGAATGGATGTTAGCAGAACTTCCGATTGGGAACACGGCCGGTTGGCGATGGTTGCCCGACTGCCGATGCACGTTCTTTCTGGCCTTGTCACTTTCGAGGCTAGATCGGTCCGTGGTTTCGCATGCTGGCGGTGGAGATCCGGTTTGAACCCCCCCACGCGGCGGCGGCCGCCTCTCCTAACTTGGCCCGAAAGTGGAAGCGTGCCGGTCGGTCGGCCGTCCCTTGTTCATCTGCCGCGGCGGCGCTAGAATCAATCGTTTTGCGGTACGGCTGTTTCGCGTTTGCTCACCTGCAGGTTTTCCGATGCCGCGTCGTTTTGTCAATCAATTGGGGCACCAAGAATCCGTCGATCAAGTTTTCCTCGCCTCGCAAAAGCAATTGCGGCCCAATCGGAACGGCAATCTCTATCTGCAGGTCGAACTGTCGGACCGCAGCGGCTCGCTCGCCGCCCGGATGTGGAATGCCACCGACGCCGACCATCGCGGTTTCGAAGACGGCGATTTCGTCCGCGTCGAAGGCACCACGCAAATCTATCAAGGCGCCTTGCAGATGATCGCCACCAGTGTCAGCAAGGCCCGACCGGAAGAGATCGATCTGGCCGATTTCATGACCCTCTCGCCGGCCGAGATCGACCAATTGGCCGTGCGGCTGGCGGAATTGCTCCGCGATATTTCCGATCCACATTTGCGCAATCTGGCCGAGTGTTTCCTCGCCGATGAAGAATTCATGGATCGATTCAGCCGCACGCCGGCGGGCGTGAAGAATCATCATGCCTATCCGGGCGGTTTGCTCGAACACGTCGTGAATCTGATGGAAATAGCCGTGCGGATCGCGGAGCGTTATCCGAAGGTGGATTTCGAATTGGTCGTGATGGGCGCGTTCTTGCACGATATCGGCAAGATCGAAGAGCTCAATTGCGACCGTGGTTTTAGCTACACCGACTCGGGCCAGATGCTCGGCCACGTCGTGCTGGCGCTGGGCATGCTGGACGAAAAATTGCGGCAAGCGGCCGAGCTATCGGGCGAAGAATTTCCCGACGAACTCGCGCTGCGGCTGCGGCACATGATCGTCAGCCATCACGGGCAATATGAATTCGGCTCGCCCAAGCTGCCGATGACGCTCGAAGCGATTACGCTCCACTCGCTCGACAACCTCGACGCCAAGATTCATCACTTCCAGCAACTGATCCGCGACGATTCGAATTCCGAAAGCCCGTGGACGCAGTATCACCCGAACCTGAACCGGAAG
Coding sequences:
- a CDS encoding HD domain-containing protein, whose translation is MPRRFVNQLGHQESVDQVFLASQKQLRPNRNGNLYLQVELSDRSGSLAARMWNATDADHRGFEDGDFVRVEGTTQIYQGALQMIATSVSKARPEEIDLADFMTLSPAEIDQLAVRLAELLRDISDPHLRNLAECFLADEEFMDRFSRTPAGVKNHHAYPGGLLEHVVNLMEIAVRIAERYPKVDFELVVMGAFLHDIGKIEELNCDRGFSYTDSGQMLGHVVLALGMLDEKLRQAAELSGEEFPDELALRLRHMIVSHHGQYEFGSPKLPMTLEAITLHSLDNLDAKIHHFQQLIRDDSNSESPWTQYHPNLNRKLFKGTREGEKRPVS